caaATACTTTATTCgagaagtatttaaaaagtattctaaatacaataaaaatatttaaatacatttactcaaatacttaacaagactggactataatataaataatataatacattttaaatttaaatattaattttttttagatgataATGCCAAAAATGTTTCCAgtaatttaaaagataaaattaatttgcatgttgACTTAAAAGAAACTGTTCAGACTGATCACTTAAACAATACtcattgtaagtacctatcaaatataaattaattataggtatctatagtttaaattttaaattatttatttgtaggttTATCACCGGCCAAACAAAATCAAAGTAATAATGGTCTTGAAAATACTAATTCTacttgtaagtataaaaattaatttttttcacaatatttggtggttaatgttttattttcaatatttgttattattaaagctGTTAAGGATACTACGAATATTGGTACAATACATCATGCAGATATTGATGATAACAGCTTTGATGAATTAACCGTTAAAGATCCATATTTTTGGccaagtaaaataaatgatgattttgtggattattgtattaaaaaagggccatcattttttcaaaataaacaaaaatcgtATACTCAATCTGCACGCATTAGTGGTAAATATAGtacttaatcattatttatttttattgttattacttgttaaatttttttaataattttcaataaagaattttttttaataaaacattcttattataatttatttatgtttatatatcattgatgtttaataattaagttaatttatttgatttttagatcATAAAAGACATTTAACGCCTGCAATGTTTGAAAGAACTTTACCTAATGGACAAATATGTGATCGGCTGTGGCTTTTGTATTCTCCAAGTCAGGGttcagtattttgttttatgtgtaAGCTTTTTTCAAAGAATCGTGAAAACTCTTTTGTAAAAAATGGGTTTGATCAatggaaaaaatttgaaaaaatatcataccatGAAAACAGCATGTATCACAGAGAAGCAAATACTACATGGCTACTTCGAGAAAACTCATTAAATTCCGTAAATCAACAAATCTGTAAGCAAATATCTACTGAAACTCAATATTGGATTGATGTTTTAAAACGCGTTGTagcagttattaaatatttatcttcacGTGGTTTACCATTTAGAGGAGACAATGAAGTATTTggagtaaaaaataatggaaattacTTAGGACTTCTTGAACTAATTTCTGAGTTTGATCCATTTTTGAAAACCCATATTGAATTGCACGGTAATAAAGGGAGAGGTCATCCATCATACCTATCTACAACAATTTTGAACGAATTAATAACTCTGATAAAGAGacgtgttattaattatattgaaaatgaaatcagagaaagtaaatatttttcattaattttggaCTCAACTCCGGATTTATCTAAGGTAGATCAAATGGCAATAGTATTAAGATATTGTACATCACATAATGTACAAGAGAGATTATTAGAGCTTAAACCTATTGATAGTCACAAAGGTGAGTCAATCTTTAAATTGTTAgaagattttcttaaaaattctaaacttgatattttaaattgtcgCGGTCAGTCATATGATAATGCTCCTAATATGAGTGGAACTTATGAAGGACTACAagcatatgtaaaaaaaaaagtgtgatTTAGCTATTTATGTACCTTGCACTGCTCATTCACTTAACCTAGTCGGAGTTCACAGTGTGAATTGTTGCTTAGAAGCAGTAAATTTTTTTGGGTTTCTTCAGTCactgtataattttttcagtAGTGCTACTCACAGATGGAATATATTAACTACATCTATAGAAAAAAGTGATAGTAATCGATTACTAGTATTAAAATCTTTAAGTGATACTAGATGGTCATGTCATACAGAGTCTTGTAaagcattaataaataattacactaaAATTATTGAAGTATTAGAAACTATAATAAGTCCTAATAGTAAAGAAAATGAAGATACTAAAAGAAATGCTAgaccattattaaaaaaaattttaaaaaaagaaactggATACATGGCACTTTTATGGAATGACATTTTAGAAAGATCCAACAAGACCTCAATACAGttgcaaacaataaattgtgatCCTTTAAAAGCTCttaatttacttatatcatTAAAGCATTATGTATCAAATTTGAGGAAGTGCAGtacattatatgaaaataaaataaatcaacttaGTCCTAAAATAAAAGAGAAATACTCCGATGAACAagagagaataaaaaaaaagaaatttccaAATGACTCTGGTTGTAATCAGGTATCTTTAAGTGGTCATGACAAGTTTAGAGTAGAgacttattatgttattatagatAGTTTTTGTTCACAATTAGAAAAACGAATTGAAGCTTATAGTtttctaaaaaacaattttttgttcatCACAAAATTACATGTTGTTTTACCACAAGATACtgatgaagaagaagaagttAATAAAAgtcttgaaaattttattttattgtataaaaaagatgttgataatactatacaaaatgaaattatacaattcaaaaaatattggtcTATCAGTAAACCTTCATATGATGACACACAAGATTATCTGCTAGATATTTGGAAgcatttcaatgaaaaaaatctattacTTTCTTTTCCTAATTTGTATactgcaattaaaatatatctaaccaTACCTATTGCAAATTGTTCGGCTGAA
The Metopolophium dirhodum isolate CAU chromosome 7, ASM1992520v1, whole genome shotgun sequence DNA segment above includes these coding regions:
- the LOC132949490 gene encoding zinc finger MYM-type protein 1-like; translated protein: MSGCKKYLSGAQKRKKKKEDLLMTSAVKCNKITGFFSLTNESDDKLVSNVIEIDHSISKENINNETNINCIVDGTVDGIVDGILDDTIDINNHYNIPEEVNAISIACMSYDNAKNVSSNLKDKINLHVDLKETVQTDHLNNTHCLSPAKQNQSNNGLENTNSTSVKDTTNIGTIHHADIDDNSFDELTVKDPYFWPSKINDDFVDYCIKKGPSFFQNKQKSYTQSARISDHKRHLTPAMFERTLPNGQICDRLWLLYSPSQGSVFCFMCKLFSKNRENSFVKNGFDQWKKFEKISYHENSMYHREANTTWLLRENSLNSVNQQICKQISTETQYWIDVLKRVVAVIKYLSSRGLPFRGDNEVFGVKNNGNYLGLLELISEFDPFLKTHIELHGNKGRGHPSYLSTTILNELITLIKRRVINYIENEIRESKYFSLILDSTPDLSKVDQMAIVLRYCTSHNVQERLLELKPIDSHKGESIFKLLEDFLKNSKLDILNCRGQSYDNAPNMSGTYEGLQAYVKKKV